The following DNA comes from Gordonia zhaorongruii.
GATTGGGACTCCGACGCCGTGCATGTCGCCGCGCATCACGTGTCGGTCGGCCGCGACGCGGTCGTCAAGCACTTCGCGGTCAGCCTGGGCGGGAACCTGGTCCGGCTGTCACCGCACGTGCAGTACCGTGCGCCCGGCGGCGACGCCGAGTTGTGGGGCTTGTACTTCGCCGATGCGGGACAGCATCTCGAACAGCGGATCCTGATCGACCACTCGGTTCCGAACTGCCGCTCACGCGTGACCTACAAGGGCGCGCTTCAGGGCGACACCTCGGGCAATAAGCGCGGCGAAGCGCACACCGTGTGGATCGGCGACGTGCTCATCCGCCCGGAGGCAGAGAGCACCGACACCTACGAGCTCAACCGAAACCTGGTGCTGACCGACAACGCCCGCGCCGACTCGGTGCCTAACCTGGAGATCGAGACCGGCGAGATCCTCGGAGCCGGCCACGCCAGTGCGACCGGGCGTTTCGACGATGAGCAGCTGTTCTACCTGCAGGCGCGCGGGATCCCGGAAAAGCAGGCCCGTCGCCTCGTCGTCCGCGGGTTCTTCGGCGAGGTCCTCGCCAAGATCACCGTCCCCGAGCTCCGCGAGCGCCTCGAGGCGGCCATCGAGGCCGAACTCGAGATCGCCGGCGCCTGAGCACCCGAACTCTCACCACGCGAAGGAAAGATTCCCAGTGACCACTCTCGAAATCCGCGACCTGCATGTCGACGTGACGCCCACCGACGCCGACGCGGCGCCGATCCACATCCTCAAAGGAGTGGACCTGACCATCCGCTCGGGCGAGAAGCACGCCATCATGGGGCCGAACGGATCCGGCAAGTCGACGCTGTCGTACGCGATCGCAGGCCACCCCAAGTACACCGTCACCTCGGGCAGCATCACCCTCGACGGTGAGAACGTGCTGGAGATGAGCGTCGACGAACGCGCTCGTGCCGGACTGTTCCTGGCCATGCAGTACCCGGTCGAGGTGCCCGGCGTCTCGATGTCGAACTTCCTCCGCAGCGCGGCGACAGCTGTGCGCGGTGAGGCCCCCAAGCTCCGCCACTGGGTCAAG
Coding sequences within:
- the sufD gene encoding Fe-S cluster assembly protein SufD, yielding MTDTTSAASEKAAPGIVANKGEMFTSFDVDAFEVPHQREEAWRFTPFRRLRGLHEGKAPATGTMAVEVTDPADGVSIETVGRDDARLGNGGVPFDRIAAQAYSSFEQATVVTVRGEAEVADPVIITATGPGEGEVAYAHLQIRAEKFSRAVIVLDQRGGGTIAENVEIVADDQAHLTVVNVHDWDSDAVHVAAHHVSVGRDAVVKHFAVSLGGNLVRLSPHVQYRAPGGDAELWGLYFADAGQHLEQRILIDHSVPNCRSRVTYKGALQGDTSGNKRGEAHTVWIGDVLIRPEAESTDTYELNRNLVLTDNARADSVPNLEIETGEILGAGHASATGRFDDEQLFYLQARGIPEKQARRLVVRGFFGEVLAKITVPELRERLEAAIEAELEIAGA